Below is a genomic region from Ascaphus truei isolate aAscTru1 chromosome 8, aAscTru1.hap1, whole genome shotgun sequence.
TAAAGGAAGAGCGAACCGATTCTTTATTGAACCATTAGCAGGTTTTTGGAGGTGGATCTAAGGAGATAAGTGCTGTGTACAGTAGGGATGAGAAGCCTGCTCAGATGGTTGGGGAACTTGTCTAGAAACTATTTGAtcgcaagacaggaaagatattTGTTGTGCCTAGACACAAAGGGTGTCCAACCTAGTCTAATTAGCATATCACGATGGTGGGTATTAAAGTTATATAATaagacaaagcagcatattgagttgtaaagaatgtcaagtttgccaaggtgagtttggggtgctgtaccatacactATGTCactatagtcaataattggcattagtatctgctgtgcgatacactttctgaccaatgGGCTTAGGCAGGATTTATTTCTATAAAGAACACACAGTTTGGAATAGATTTTGGATGTCGGATTTGGATCCTTCTCAGCTCGGCCAGTTCCTTTGAGCCGTGGATTTCTGTGAATCAGTATCAAAAAGGGCAATTCATCTTCTCTGGATTTTTTATATAACCAACAACCCAATCTGCAGATTCTGTAATCCGCAGGTGGATTTTAACAATGCAATCCACagatccgctggtggattttaacaatcgAATCTATGGATTCAATCCGCAGATTGCATTATTACTATCCACTTGtgtattgctgaatccgcagattggattgttaaaatccaccagcggatccAGTGGCAGTTTTTAattaatccgcacggattgaaactggaacaatccgtcattggattttacaccgcggaacagattttgaatggaaaattCGGGAAATTCTGCAAAACGGATTTTGACGGTTTTCGTCCATCTCTACTGTGCGTGTTCCAATTCCATACTGGATCTCATTGCAGATTCTTAGTAGGGTCAAGTTACGAGTTTCAAGTTAAGTTGAAGCACAATCTTTTTTTGAGGTCTTGACTCTTGCATGCCATTCCCGACTTATGTGTGTACTGTAATATTTGCATTTTCAAtccaattttttttgggggggggcggggaagctTGAAGAGACATCCCAACTGAACTAGTCTCAGTAGTGTTATATACAATTTACTTGCTTGTTTACCAATAACAAAAATGTCtacattcatttaaaaaaactgACACATCCAGTGTTTGGGTTCATATGCTAGAAGGGTATAAAATGCAGTTTGGAGATAAATTGTAAGCACAGTGAGCATGTGACACAGATTAGCTCACCCTGATAACAAgaggcctattcattaaactttgATACTGACAATGCACAATCGCCTGAGACGGCGTGCACTTCTGTTCTATCCAGTAAGAATGATCTAAACATAGAAAATGCCCGATTTGCATACAGTATGAATGGAAATTGTCAGTACTACAAAATTGTTGTGCAacacaaaatcaattaaaaatatgCGGCAACATCGTCCACCACCTTCAATTTGACGTAAACCCTAAAATGTTATACATTGAAAATATGCATAATTCTGTTTTCATTGATATTATATTAATCAGAGATTCTACCTCAGGGATGCATCAAAAATAATTTCAAATAATAAATTATGTgtcatatgtactgtatgaagtcttcatacgtcattattttatataacattttttttgtgcATCAAAATTGTAGTGCTAAAAAGTAACACGAACCTTCAAACAAAATTGCTAATTTTTGAGGGTTTGCATTACTTTTTAGGTCTACAATTTTGATGcacaaaaaaagttaaataaaaccTTAATATGTAGACCCCGAGGCTTTTGCACTTGATTTTTCTATAAAATGCGGAATATGGCAAAATACTTTAAAAACACAGTCATGTTATAACAAGACACAAGCCCATTCACACACACCACATGCAATATTTAATAGTAAAAAATTCTGTGTCTTTAGGCAACTTTATGTAGGAACAGTTTGTACATTTCTTTTGATGTCTTCTCATTTTGTGGCACAGTTTTGATGTTATCAGTGTCAGTGCTTCCAAAGAATGaactgtctctctttttttgaaACAAGGAAATAGGAAATGTGAATCCGGCGTTTTGTTCTGCCTTTTTCATGTTTTGTAAAAGATTATATTGCTTGAATGCAGCTATTCTAAGTTATCTAGATTTAAATTTCAATGGAATATAATACAACAAAAAACCTTCACAAGTGTTCAGACAAATACAGTTGCAGATGTAATTATCACCTGTGCAACTCCGCTGCTACAAAGCACATTAAGTAACTACAGTTTGCAAGCTAAGCCATAAAAGTATCTCACTCCTGTAAATGTATgaatacacataaatatacattttgtgGCTTAAAGTATTATAAACAAGTGATAAATTCACTCTAATTCCTTCTTCATTTTTATTTAGGTACTTTTGCTGTTGTGTCCTTGTGCTTGATACTGTCTCATTAAAGGAGCACTGATGGCAACACTatgcttttaaaacaaaaaaataggattgcagggtctccggagctgatccgcGTTGATTTGAGCTCCGGAGACTCCGCGCTTCCCGAGATATGCACCTCTGTAGGGGCTGCTGGTATCTCTGTGCAGTTTAAAGCTTCTGGatacttgggccaataggaagtgacgagggatgacattgtggcttcctattgcccCGCAGGACCCGGGACTTTTAAACCGCCACATTGAGCGCCCAGCCGGGACTCCAACAGGCAGCACCAATGGAGGTAAGTATATCTGGAAGCAGGGGCCCCCCGAGCTGaattcaatgcggttcagctccggagatcctacttcataactatttaaaaaaaaatgaaaagcataGTGTTGCATGAAGGGCCCCTTTAAATGCTGCCATATATCTAAACATCGGTATGTTTGTCGGTATTATCTTCCATATCATATCCATGATTTTTCTCCGGGAACAGTTTTGCTTTGACATGATGCCGCAGAGTGGGGTGATTCACGCAGAGTGGAGGTTTGCTTTGGTACCACGATTTTAAGAGGTTGTTCACCTGCTCGTGGTCAGTGATCCCGTGCAAATGATCTTCTTCATCCTCTTTCTTCTTGGTGTTAAAATGCCCTATCTTCATTTCATTGTGCATGCTCTCAAAGAAATGCAGGATGCACTTGTGGGCAAAGTCCCGGGCGTGCTCGCAGCAGGTCTCGTCAAAAATCTTTTGCTCGATATCAATATAGTTGCTCCAGTAGCGTGTCTGCAGGAAAGCGGTCTGGTCAAAGCAGGGCTTGAGGGTGCGGGCAAGAAAAGCTAGAACAATGAGAAATAACAGGATGCTCCATCCAATGGCCTAAACGAGAAAAACGGAAATAATTAGTAAAAACCTAGTATCTCGCATAAAaactgagatatatatattgtaagaGACATGTGTAGAGGTACAACCAAGGAGACAGATTTGGGCAAGTTAAACCATGGTTTTTATTCAGCCCATCACTTTAAGCAATACATTTTAAGgaagcacacacataaataaacatcctatccctttgtaagggctaactcactttcccagtccctctctgcagggctgggaggataagcctctttccaacctatgaccccaaagtccaaagaggtacctgtaagttGGGAGCCCTTTATGTCAatgtctgggttggtgtccgttgGAGGGACACCCTCTGGGGGGCTCCAGAGCCCGCTGTGCCCTGGAAGAGATCTGGTTCCTGATGTCTTAtgggcagcacagtccttctgtgctcaagacaatgtTTATGTGAGTCTCTTACTGGCAACACAGCCCATCTGTGCTCAGgagatcccattcatttcaagcaggaggcttttcaacctgtctgatgagccaggtggtgactggttaattgtctctagctgcaattaaccagctccctgatggattcctcagaccaatacaggctttctattgaagcccctTTAGACAGGATTAAGGccagttacatatatatttactaAGTATTGTGTGTTCGAAATCTGAACTTAACGAACTTCGAAGTTAGTTCATTGGATATTAGACATTGGGGCCAGGACCTGAGAAAGACTCACCCTcggatttctttttttaattttttttttaataaactgggCAAATGTTAGAGTTCATGAATGACAAAACCCACACAAACTTTTGCAAACATTTTCAAATTTGGAAAGTTACACCCATTTTTTTTCAAAGTGTCGTGTTTATTTTGAGGGGTTTTTCCAtcattttgaaaaaatatataaaccaaAACCAATGAGTTTGAGCAAAatcaaaaaaggtttttttttttttttagaactagAACCAAAATACCGGGAAGGTGCCcgccattaatatgcacattGATCGGGCTGCCATTGCTTTGTCTAcaccagtggtgctcaactccagtccccaagagcccccgacaggtcaggtttaaagaatatcccagcttcagcatagggatattcagttaaagactgagccactgattgagccacctgtgatgaagcagggatatcctgaaaatctgacctgttggggagtctcgcgggctggagttgagaacccccgaaGGGTAGCTCAAGGGTGTGAGCAATTTGTTGCCGTTTGCTAATGTTTGGTAATGTTAACACTGCTCTATTTTAACTCACTAGCCCTTTTattccctgtacccaattttccaatttACCtggccttatagattgtaagctccatgagacagggcctcttctaacacattgcaggcgtatcctacctcttctaacacaattttaatcttgtctgtaactgttacatatgccaatAATCatatctctgcagcatttgatactgtggaccaccctctcctccttcacattctccacgctcttggtattcgtaacaaagctcttaCCTGGATCTccacttacctctcccatcgtactttcagtgtctcttctgctaacacctccttctcCTCTATCGAGCTCTCTGTggcgtaccccagggctctgtccttggaccccttctcttttctctgtacacactttctctaggtgacctaatcacatctcttgggttcaaatatcacctccatgctgacgacacacaaatgtacttttcaacccctgaacgtacacctgctgtacagaccaaactttctgaatgtctctctggaatatcatcctggatgttcctctgccgacttaaactcaacatgtcaaaaaaagaactcctcatatttcatcccaaacctggccccactacctccttccacattattgttggaagttctgtcatacacccaatagcgcaagcacgctgcctaggggtcaggGTCACACTCGACCCCTCTCTCACgttcaaaatgtatctaaaatcttTTTTCTCTGCAgtattaccaagatacgccctttcctctgttgctccactgctaaaactctgactcagaccctcattctctcccgtctcgattactgtaacctcctgctttctggccttcctgcctctcacctgtctcccctacaatctatcctaaacgctgctgccagaatcactctgctctttcctaaatgtctcagcgtctcccctgctgaaatccctctcctggcttcctattaaatcctgtatcacacatgcaattctcctcctcacttttaaagctttacactcttctgctcctccttacatctcagccctaatttctcactatgcatcatcccgactcttgcgttctgctcaaggatgtctcctctcctctttgtaTCGAAAGCCCTGGCCGCctttaacctttctcactgactgccccacacccctggaatgcccttcagctcaatacccgactagcaccctctctatccaccttaagacacacttgcttaacaaagcatatgagtagctccatggctaatactatacatgatacataaagcttggccccctgcagacgcacttaccagaactccctcctactgtctctgtacgttcttcctacctaccaattagattgtaagctcttcggagcagggactcctcttcctaaatgttaatttttatgtctgaagcacttattcccatgacctgttatttatattatttatttatatgattgtcacgtgtattacaatagtgaagcgctatgcatattaatggcgctatataaataaagacataatacaTACATGTCTCTAACTtaccatgaaatgtctgtgaattgaatgtataacctctgttcatttaatgtaaccatgtagtgttagcataactctgtgcctaggaccTACTTGAAAGCAAGAgttaactctcagtgtattacttcctggtaaaacattttagaaataaataaaaaacggaAATGCATAACTATGCTTTGGCCCCAGGCGTATGTGGTCAATTCTTATGGAAAAACagtaatttttttatatacaatttCTCTCGCCCTTCTACATTAATCCCTGAAACCTAGGTTATTGTATAACATCATACAGCACACGATGCCTCTATTTACATCAGTTTAGTTCACTTAGTTATTTCTTTGCCatatagcagcggtgcgcaaactggggggcgtgggatTTTCTAAGGGGGGCTTTTCCCCCAGGCATGTCATTTAAATGCCGgtgggaggcgcgaggcctctgcaacttcacttacctgtctcagccggctcttccctgacacgtcgccatgacaacacgggggtcaaatggcaacgcgtcacatgacgttgtgcatggagcccgagagcaggtaaggagggggggcgtAGGCAAGGGGGAGCGTGAAattaaaagtttgcgcacccctgccatatAGGATCAGCTAAATTATGGattaggggttctcaactccagtccttaaaacCGCCCCTcctccacaacaggtcaggttttcaggatatccctacttcagcacaggtggctcaatcagtccctgcttcagcacaggtagctcaatgagagccacctgtgctgaagcagtgatatcctgacctgttgggggagtctttaggactggagttgagcaccgctgaCCTAAATAACTAACCTACCCTGAAGTATTCTCCTGTTTGCCACTGACCCCGGCTCTGACCCCGCAGGAGCTCCACGCCCCACCTTCCCCAGCCTGTTTATTTTACGCATGCTTATATTATTTAGATCCGTAAAAGAGAGCTACCGCAACCTATCTGTAACAATCCTTGCACGGTTTGGGAAGGTACAGTGAGCAATCTTAGCCTGATGAGCTAAATATTTCAACATGTCGGGCATATGTCACACAAAACTGATCACAGCATCTTAGTGAGCCTAAAGGTGTTATACATGAGGGGGTATGGGACTGTGTTGTTGAAGATGCATCAATTACCTGTGACCAGCATTTCAGGTATCTGGAAACTGCTTTTCTCGAAGTGTTATTTCTCATCAGTTCATCCTCCTTACAAGGCACCCTGTAGAGCAGGAGTTGCATTTCTGGAGAAGTATTATTTGCAAAGCCGGGGAATTTGTCTGAATCCACCGAGCCACTAAATGCACAGACAAAGCACTTCCCATCCAGGAGGGTGGTAAGAATCCAGACCACAGGAGCGATCATAGCCCTCTGGATGACAGAGGAGCACATGTACCTGTCATCAGTAACAAAAATACAAAGTAATCACCTGTGTGCATCGGTAACAGCATGTTCAACCCTAGTGTCAATAACACTACACATGGGTGACCAAGCAAGCTTACAACATCATACTAAAATACTGTAGCATAAAGCAACATatggctgcaaaatgagattgAAAGTGCAACGTGGTTAcaaaattactattttacaacatgGCATGGCTGTGAAAATACAACTTGCGTTATTAGTGCATGTCTTGCCTCACACGCAtaggcccagatttactaaatggtgccaaGCTCTTAGAGACTGCATGCACCATTGAGATGCACATAAGGTGCGCAATGGCATAGCATGTCTAACAAATCTGGGCCATACAGAAGACGTCATGCCCACCTGTTCACTACCCTTTGATTGTGTCACCCTCTAAAGTGTCTGTTTTGTGTGACCCTCTTAGAATTTTTAATTCTGTTGTATAATAGATCACAGGtgtctttttttacattttttacgaTTTGATCTATGAAGATGATGGTTCATGAAAAGGTCCTACAGCAAACCTCcctaatgtaaaaatatatatctgtTTAAACAGCAAAAAAGTCTCGTTAAAGGTTAGTGTCAAAAGTAGAAGTGAACAGGATCTGAGATGCTATTGATGGGTTAATCAGGAATCTACATACTACATAAATATATCACACTTCagccagtatacacatacacacattgcacacatacagtatatatatatatatatacactgtatgtgtattttatttatcaaCTGTATattaatagtatatatatatactccccttgATAAAGATCTCTCTCCGGGATCGAAACGTTGTATTGTGCAAGTATACCTGTTTtacaatatatttctttattttgaaTTGCTGAGTGCTGTTGCCTTATTACCTATTGATGGTATTGATATATATATCAATACTATCTCAAGGTAATAAGGCAACAGCACTCAGCAAttcaaaataaagaaatatattgtaAAACAGGTATACAGTACTTGCACAATACAACGTTTCGATCCCGGAGAGAGATCTTTATcaaggggagtatatatatatactattaatATACAgttgataaataaaatatatcaaaCTCACTGCAATGTTTTTTGGGAGACTTTGCAACAAAGATACATCACATAAAGACACATTTAAAACACCTACTTGACTATAGCCAGATCTTTTTTTCTTCTGCCAGTCGGTCTTTTCCACTCTTCTATCATTATCACAGATTGTCTGTTTACAATGAGACCACAAAGGAAGAGAGCCACTGGTGGGACAAACATGATCCCCATGCCATATATCATGTTATACATGGGCAGACAGGGGCAGTTAAAGTCCAAAATATTGTAAATCTTTACACTAGCCAAGGCTAAGATTGCGCAAATCCCATTCGttactgactcagagttggaCTGAAAGTACTGAAATATCATTTTAAACCGATCCATGGTTTGCTGATTTGGTATCTATAAGCAAGAAGTCTCCGGAAACAGCCTGTTTCACTCTTCACTGGAGGCCAGGTGTCCCTTTGTAGTACGTTTTATTTCATGAACTAAATCTCCAACATCAGAAAgaaaatacagtaatatttaaGTGATGGTCCAAAGATTGAAATGTTTGATAATTCTTTATTAAATTCTTTAGCCAAAAGGTCTTGGTACGGTTGGAAGAGTCCTACGGCAAAGTAGGCACCTGTTTGCCGGAGATGGTACCATAAAGGTTTGCTGCAGATCTGTAAATAAAGTTTTGAAGGTAGAAGCACTTCTGCATCTACTGTGACCTTCTCTTATTACCAATGGGTTTTCTTTTCATTAAAGATGCCTGTTCCTTTGAGTTTGGGATTTGGTCTCGGGAGCATCTAAATTCTTGATTGTTCCTGTAGTCTCCTTCCTGGAGAAGGATGTTTCAGAGGATGATGCTGTGGATCACTTGCTTGTTCATTGTTATGTAAACTTCATGGGCTGCGCTAGGCTTTTGAAGGTAAATGAGCTAGTCAAATATAGTTGTTTGCTTATCTGCCTTTATTGGCAGCTGTCTTcaaagggttattattattattataaccagCATCAGAATGAGTCTTTCCAGAACACAAATACACAAGTTCTAATTATTATTAGAACAATATTAGCTATTTAATGAAAGTATATGAAACTTCATATAGAAAACAAATGTATGCTTTCTGtagtacaaaaataataataataataatagcatgttcttgtatagcgctgctagttttacagagacatttttgcagacacaggttcctgccccgtggagcttacaatctatgtttttggtgcctgaggcacagggagataaagtgacttgcccaaggtcacaaggagctgacaccaggaattgaaccaggttcccctgcttgaaactcagtaccagtcagtgtctttactcactcctACAAGAAAAAttgatcaaataaaaaaaacacacaattataGAATGTATCTCCCATTAGTAAGCGGCTATTACTCATGTAAATGTATAGCAGTCACCAGCCCCTTCATATAGAAAtctataatgttctgtacacattGTTCAATAATAGACTTCCTAATGTTATCCATTGATGGCGTAGAATATTGTAATTATTATTACATGTCAAATGACCAAGTTAAATGAACTGACATGTAAATATTAATGTATAAAGAAGAGATTTTTTGCAAATCTCAGCCTGTGGGGAAAACTcaaccacacacacgcacacgcacacgcacacgcacacgcatacacaccagatacatgcaccattcACACACCATACAACAGAAAAGCACCATACTGGTGTAGGATATTTGGTCGTGGGCCGCTTCGCTGTGACCAAGTGACCGTCGGTGAACTTGCCCCCAGGACATTTACCCGTCGGCTGCTTCACCACCAAGGTAAGTCCCCAACGTTATCCCTTAGCCTAAAACGCCCTaatgttaacccctaatactgatgctaccccctaccctaaaaatcttcatatacatatagacacatcaTACATGCACCATATAAACGTGCACACACCATACAGGCTACATGAATACGCATACatgatacatacacacgcactatATACATGTACACAGATTTATCATATCACCGCTCTTccccccacgtgtgtgtgtgtgtgtgtgtgtgtgtgtgtgtgtgtgtgtgtgtgtgtgtgtgtgtgtgtgtgtgtgtgtgtgtgtgtgtgtgtgtgtgtgtgtgtgtgtgtgtgtgtatacagacaccagtgaaagtgcccatcCATACTTTTGAGTATTTGTCATACATAACAAAAatacttctgtttttttttttttaacaataacaTGGGTCATAGCATAGTGTTGTGACAGTAAGCAGTACAATTGCTGGTAACTGGTGTTGAGTACATATTGATTTAGaacgcaaaaaaaataaaaagcatgtTTAAACCATaataagtactgtatatacttttaaTGAAAAGaggtaacaaaaataaatacgACGACTATTTTTACCATTAAGAATGTGTTTACCTTAGAATTCTCTTATACACAGTAATATTAAAGTTTGTTAAATTCTCTGCATttattacaatacatacagtagatttgtTAGATTTCTAAGGAGAGAGCCCTCAACAGATTAGCATTATTTTCCGAATGAACGGAGTCTATCTAGGTAAATTTCCTATTTCTtgaaaaaaaatgttggaaaaaCTCTGAATATCCCTCACACCATCTAATCTATCCAAAGAATAGTTTGCACTATTTCTAATTTCAGATCCTGCATAAGTGGCGGGTTAGGAGTTATCCAGTTTTCCAAGCTCAATTTCTTGGCCTGGGTTAAAGTATGACAAAATGTAAGTGGGGGTTTGGATGCAAAGTTAGGATTGTACCATGATTCAATGTTGCCATGCAGAATTGGTCTGTAATCCAAATGTAAGTTTAATGTCAGAGTTgagttcattaattgttttgcttTATTCCAAAATGTTACCATTTTTCTACAGATCTAGAAGCAATGAATGAGATCAGTTTTGGAATGTATGCATTTGGGGCCTCGACCCTCCTCTGACTTAAGGTAAAGAGACCTTTGCCAAGGGGAGGTGTATGCTCTATTAAGCATTTTAAGTGTATTTATTGAAGAGTCACTGAAGACAAGAATTTCAATAAACTccaaggctgcgtccagggtgaggAGACGCACACGTGCTCGCTCACGTTCGGCGAGTTTAAATAGCTTTTAATTGATGCAAGCGTCCAAAGTGCCGCTTGGTGCGCATGTGCACGTGTGCTCGGGCCGGAGCGGTGCTCGGGGAGACAGTTACATTGTTTTCCCAGCGATATGGCACGTCACGCGACCAGGTAAGAGCCAATGAGAGCACAGCAGTCACAATAACCAATCAGATGTATctgaggatgtgacgtcacgctccACTCCAGtctgacacgccccctcccgtctgTGGCACGCCCTGCCCTCGCTCGAGCACGCAGTGAGCAGGACAGCGAATCTCTCCTGCTCGGGCAGATGCTGACATCACGCCTCGTGCGCATCAGCACGCGTCTCCCCACCCTGGCCACAGCCCAATCATCTCCTAccccagtggtgctcaactccagtacaCAAGCCtcgccccaccccccaacaggactggttttaaggatatcccagcttcagtataggtgactcaatcagtcccagcttcagcacaggtggctcgatcagttaCTGCTTccgcataggtggctcaataagaggctcagtcaaagactgagcctctgattgtcaCCTGTactgaatctgggatatcctgaaaacctgaactgttaggggggctttaggactggagctGAACACCCCTGTCCTATAGGGtcaaagggaggggtggggggccatTGGGGAATTTCAGCTGAAAATGGCCCAATGGTCACTCAGTTAGTGTTAGGTTCTCCCAGCCAACCATGTCAAAAGCCTCTTCTGGGTCCAGGCTTAATATAAAAGAGGAAGAAAGACCATAACATACTAATTTAAGGACGACCTTATGTAGGTGTTTAGAAAGTTCAGTGTAACATGATTCAGATGCTTCTAACAGACATAAGATTACATGTCAGAATTAAATACCTCATGTCATAAAAAAAAGCAGCATGGAGCCCTTCGGCACCGGGGCACCTGACCACTGGGGCTaggctcccctccctt
It encodes:
- the CALHM3 gene encoding calcium homeostasis modulator protein 3 yields the protein MDRFKMIFQYFQSNSESVTNGICAILALASVKIYNILDFNCPCLPMYNMIYGMGIMFVPPVALFLCGLIVNRQSVIMIEEWKRPTGRRKKDLAIVKYMCSSVIQRAMIAPVVWILTTLLDGKCFVCAFSGSVDSDKFPGFANNTSPEMQLLLYRVPCKEDELMRNNTSRKAVSRYLKCWSQAIGWSILLFLIVLAFLARTLKPCFDQTAFLQTRYWSNYIDIEQKIFDETCCEHARDFAHKCILHFFESMHNEMKIGHFNTKKKEDEEDHLHGITDHEQVNNLLKSWYQSKPPLCVNHPTLRHHVKAKLFPEKNHGYDMEDNTDKHTDV